GTTATAAAAGGAGGTATGATTCCCAAAATACAGGCCATTGAAGCCGCCCTAAACGGTGGATTGTCAAAAGCACTGATCTTGAATGGAACCAAGCCGGAGCAATTGTATCAGTTTTTTGAAGAAAACAAGAGAATCGGAACCAGTATCATTCACTAACACAAATGGAAATTATGCAAAACATAGATTTACATCTTTTAGATCAAAAATACTACTTACCTACTTTCAAAAGGATTCCACTCACTCTGGTAAAGGGAAAAGGAAGCAAGGTATGGGATATTGAGGGGAAGGAATACACTGATCTTTTAGCAGGTATTGCAGTAAACAATGTGGGACACTGCCATCCTCAAGTGGTGAAGGCAATGCAGGAACAGGCTACAGAACTCATGCATATCAGCAACTTTTTTGTCAGTCCTCCTCAGGTAGCACTGAGTGAATTTCTGGTAAAGCTTTCAGGATTGGACCGCGTTTTTTTCACCAACAGTGGTGCAGAATCTGTAGAAGGAGCGATAAAAATTGCAAGGCGCTATGCACATGCCAATGGTAGGGGCGGTTCGATAATCTCTATGGAAAATTCCTTCCATGGCCGGACTCTGGCAACCATAGCCACAGGACAGGCAAAATATCAAGAAGGATTTGCACCTATTCCATCGGGTTTTTTGCAAGTACCATTCAATGATATCGCTGCATTGGAATCTAAACTCAGTAATGATATAGCAGCCATAATCTTGGAACCCATTCAGGGAGAAGGAGGTATCATTCCTGCAAATCCAGAATATCTCAAGTCAGTCAGGGAATTATGCGATCAGCATGATAGTCTTTTGATTTTTGATGAAATCCAATGTGGAATCGGAAGAACAGGCAATTGGTTTGCCAAAGACCATTTCCGTATTCAACCTGACATCATCACATTGGCCAAAGGGCTTGGGGGAGGTTTTCCTGTTGGAGCCTTTTTATGCACAGAAAGGGTCAGCAGCGCCATTCAATTTGGGGACCATGGGACAACTTTTGGAGGCAACCCATTGGCCATGGCTGCTGCTATGGCTACGCTCAAAGTAATAGCAGAAGAGAAACTTTGTAAGGAAGCAAAAGATAAAGGGGATTGGTTGATGATGAATTTGGAAAGCATGAAAAGTGAATTTCAGGAAATCAAAGAAGTCAGGGGAATAGGTCTAATGATCGGAGTGGTCTTGGACAAACCTGCGGCACCTTATGTTCATAAATTTCTAAAAATGGGCTTCATTACTAATGCTACTGCTGTCAATGTACTGAGATTGGTCCCGCCACTAAATATCCCAAGGAAAGATCTGGAAGATTTCTTGAAGACATTCAAAAAGGTACTCGAGATGGAACGTGTTTCTGCCTAAAAGTGTGGGCAAAACCTTTGAGGTCTTTACAAACGAACCTTGAACCTGATCACTGAGGTTTATGACCTCGAAGGTTTCTTTATCAAAAGGAGGCTTAAAATCAGATTATTCAGCAAAAAAACAACAATGAAAAAATATAAAATAGCGATTGTCGGCGCTTCGGGATTTACAGGTTCCGAATTGGCCCGCTTGCTCGCAAGGCATCCCCAAGTAGAAATTACTGCCATTACTTCTGAGACCCATACCGGCAAACTATTTTCAGACCTGCATCCACAATTCTTTGGAATATTGGATATGTCCTTGGTCAGTGCAGAATCCGTTTCCAATTCCGAAGTTGATATCATCTTCTTGGCCCTACCACACAAAATATCAATGGAATATGCAGCGAAATGGAAAAATCTTTCCGCCAAAATCATTGACCTTTCAGGCGATTTCAGGTTGTCAAGCCCGGAAGTTTATAAAGACTGGTATCTAAAGGAACATACTTTTCCGGAAGGCTTCAAAAATGCAGTATATGGTTTGCCGGAATTGTTTGCTGACCGAATAGCTAAAGCATCTTTGGTTGCCAATCCGGGATGCTACCCAACAGCATCTATTTTGGCATTGGCACCTTTGTTTGCAGAGGGCGTTGTTGAATCAGATTCGGTCATTATTGATGCCAAATCAGGATTGACCGGTGCAGGTATCAAAGCCAGTGAAGCCACCCATTTTTCCAATGTCAATGAAAATTTCAAGGCCTATGGGATAGGGGTTCACAGACATACCATAGAAATTGAAGAGCAACTCTCTGCATTGGGCCATTTCAATTCAACCATTCAGTTTACTCCGCACCTGCTTCCTGTAGACAGGGGAATCCTTGTAACTGCCTATGCTACACTCAAAAACCCCGTAAAGCAGAATCAATTGGATGAAATTTATCAGAAGTTTTACAGGGGAAAAACTTTTGTGAGATTGAGAAATTCCCCACCCGGTATCAAAGATGTAAGGGGAAGTCACTATTGTGATATTTTCCCGACTTGGGATGAGCGTACCCAAAGGGTTATTATCATTTCAGCCATTGACAATTTACTTAAAGGAGCAGCTAGTCAGGCAGTACATAACATGAACCTAATGCTTGGAATGGAAGAATCCATCGGGTTAAATCAAATACCATTAAGACCTTAAAATCATGACCATGATCAAAAATATTACCAATGTACGTGGAATCAAATGCTGGGGAGCCCATACGGGTGTTAAGTCCATGCGCCGGGATTTGGCTATCATATATTCCGAAGTCCCGGCGGCAGCTGCAGCAGTTTTCACCCAGAATAAGGTTCGGGCGGAACCTGTCGAAATCAGCGAAAGAAATATAAACACCAATCACCGCGCCCAAGTCATAGTATGCAATGCAGGCAATGCCAATGCCTGTACGGGAGAACAAGGAAGATTGGGTGCCGAAGCCATGATGAAAGTGACTGCAGAGATGCTGAACATTCCTGAAGAAGATGTCATCATTGCATCCACAGGATTGATTGGTGAGCCTTTCCCTACTGAAGATGTGGTAAATGGCATTAGAAACAATATCCATAAACTCAGTGATGAAGCCAAAGCAGGTTCTTTTGTGGCCAATGCCATATTGACTACTGATACTTTTGCAAAAGAAGGTTTTGTCGGATTTGAGCATGATGGCATTCAGATCAATATGGGCGGGATTGCAAAAGGTTCGGGAATGATTCACCCCAATATGGCAACTATGCTGGCTTTTGTGGTGACTGATTTGAATATCGAAAACAAATTGCTGGATAAAACCCTCCGCTATTGCGTAGACAGATCATTTAATATGATCACTGTAGATGGAGATACCTCCACCAACGATATGGTAGCTATCATGGCAAACGGAATGGCGGACAACACCAAAATCAAATCTGAGTCGGATCCGGGATATATCATCTTCAGAGAAAAACTGCTGGAATTGCTCACCCATCTGGCCAAACTAATCGTTTCCGACGGAGAAGGGGCTTCCAAGTTTATTGAATACAAAGTCACAAAGGCTAGAACAGAGGAAACGGCCAGGAAACTTGTCAGGGCCATTTCTGATTCCACATTGGTCAAAACGGCCATGTTTGGAAGGGATCCAAACTGGGGAAGAATCGTTGCTGCCTGTGGCAATGCAGGAATCAATTTCAATTACAGAAAAGTAAACTTATTTTTGGGAGATCAGGAAAAGATGGTTCAGGTACTGGAAAAAGGAAAGCCGCTGGATTTTGATAAAAACTATATCAAAAAACTGCTTAGAGAATCTCAGATCAGGGTTCATTTGGAAGTGAATAACGGCAAAGAAAGTGGTATGGGCTGGGGTTCAGACCTTACTACGGATTACGTTTTGTTCAATTCCGTGTATACCACATAGAGAAAGTTTTCCTCTAAATTATAAGTCCAAACAAAAAAATCATTTTGAATTCTTTGAGCCAATGTGTCACTGTGTTCTAAAATAATAAACTAGCCACGAAGTCACTAAGGCTCAAAGAAATGGTTCCGAAAGATGGTATTGATTCCAAGAAATATTATTCTTAATGAATAGTCATTTTTTTAATCTTCTTTTCCTGCACCCTTAAAATAATCATCCTTATTGGCAAAGAGTACATTGAAGGTGGTCAGAGAACCGTAGGCACGTGTGATATATTGTTGGAGTTGGACGCGGTCTTCGTCATCCAGTTTTTCATGGTTGTTGATGTTTTGCTCGAGTACACGGAGTCTTTCTCTGACCATCACTATTTTGTGAAAAAATGTTTTTATCGGAATTTCTTTGTTGCTCATTTCCGGGTTGTAGGGATTGATAGTTACTGTTCCATTGATCCACTTTTGGGCCAAGGTTACTTTTGGCAGGTCTTCTTTGGGTTGGTTTTTTCGGATGACGTTTTCAACGGCAGTTTCGATTTCGGCTAAAGTGATGGGCTGAAATTCAGCCTCTTTTTTCTCCACCAATTCAAAATTGGGAAAGTCCCGTGCGATGGTCTTGACCTCTGCGGTGAAATTGAAATAGATCTTGTAGTAGGACGCATCTGATTCCACTACGACTCCTTTACCAAACTTCGGATGTCTGATCTGACTGCCGATTCCTAAATCCATTGCTGACATATTTAAATATTTTGTTCTTAAAAATTAGGTCAATATAAAAGGTAAATTTATATTTTCACAATCCAATCAAACTCCTTTATGAACTCCCTAGACCGACTCAGATTGCTTTTTGAAGAACAGATCAATGTCCTGCCGATTGCTGAAAATCTGGTCATCTTCGAAAAGGAGAATTTTAGAGAGGAAATGGAAAAGAGAAATTTTCATTCAGCAGTTATCAATATGGACGGTGAACTGATGAAATACGATGAGGGGTACGAAGGCCCACAAACCATCTCCGAAGAAGATTTGATGGAAGCAAGTACCCCATTGTTGAAAGCTTTTAGGATGCTGATTTCCCAAAGAAGGTTTTTTATCAAAGATGAAGAAGGTAATCTAAGCTATATCGTGACAAGGACTGATTTGGATAAAATCCCTTTGAGGATAGGGTTTTTTGGATTGATCAGTCTACTTGAAACGCATCTCAAAGATATGATCCGCAAGCAACTACCACATTGGGAGAAAAGCCTCACTGAAAACAGACTTAATCAGGCCAGAAACCTTTATGAATGGAAGAAAGCGCGAAAGGAAGAGATCGACTTGGTCCAATGTTTACAGTTTGGGGACTTGGGCTCGATTTTTTCCAAAAACCAACGCTTCAAAAAGTTTGATGCTTCATTTAGCAGGGAACGCTTTGTACAGACTATGAACAATATCGGAAAGCTGCGTGATGCTTTGGCCCATTCTCAATCGCATTTGGGTTTTTCCTGGAGTGAGATCGATCAGATGATAGTCTTTATTAGAAGCATCATTGACAGGGAAGATCCGGTTTTTGGGGAATAATGAAACTTATCACATGTCTTCCAAAGAAAAACATCGGTATTCAACTTCGAAACCTTTAAAATCAACCAGAAGATTTTTGGATTTTAATTTTAGTCCAGGTAGGTTGTATTTCTCCTTATTTGCCTTTACTTCGGCTATCAATATTTTTTTCTCAAGTTCATTGATGGCCACTATATCAATTTCATTTTGGTTTCCTTTTTCCCAATAGGTTCCGATGGAAGTATAGGATTTTGATTCTATCAATTTAGCTACGAAATATTTTTCTAAAATCGGTCCGGAATAGGTGGAAAAGTCCCTTTCGACAATTTTTTTGATCAAGTCAAAATTCCCGATTTCAATTGTACTCCGATGTTTGTAGATAAACCTGAACCAGAAATTCAGAAAGTTATCCTCAATCCTGTATTTGATCTGCCTACTTGTTGGCTTGGAGAGAATTGGCTTAACTCTTTTGATTATTCCAAAGTCATTTTCCAACTTTTCCAAAAAACCACCAACACTTGTTTCCAATATTGACTCAATTTCAGGCCTAGAAGTTTTTGAACTCGCAATTAATGTCAAAATTGAAAAGTAAGTTGTATAATCTTTCCCAAAC
This window of the Aquiflexum balticum DSM 16537 genome carries:
- a CDS encoding acetylornithine transaminase — translated: MQNIDLHLLDQKYYLPTFKRIPLTLVKGKGSKVWDIEGKEYTDLLAGIAVNNVGHCHPQVVKAMQEQATELMHISNFFVSPPQVALSEFLVKLSGLDRVFFTNSGAESVEGAIKIARRYAHANGRGGSIISMENSFHGRTLATIATGQAKYQEGFAPIPSGFLQVPFNDIAALESKLSNDIAAIILEPIQGEGGIIPANPEYLKSVRELCDQHDSLLIFDEIQCGIGRTGNWFAKDHFRIQPDIITLAKGLGGGFPVGAFLCTERVSSAIQFGDHGTTFGGNPLAMAAAMATLKVIAEEKLCKEAKDKGDWLMMNLESMKSEFQEIKEVRGIGLMIGVVLDKPAAPYVHKFLKMGFITNATAVNVLRLVPPLNIPRKDLEDFLKTFKKVLEMERVSA
- the argC gene encoding N-acetyl-gamma-glutamyl-phosphate reductase; the encoded protein is MKKYKIAIVGASGFTGSELARLLARHPQVEITAITSETHTGKLFSDLHPQFFGILDMSLVSAESVSNSEVDIIFLALPHKISMEYAAKWKNLSAKIIDLSGDFRLSSPEVYKDWYLKEHTFPEGFKNAVYGLPELFADRIAKASLVANPGCYPTASILALAPLFAEGVVESDSVIIDAKSGLTGAGIKASEATHFSNVNENFKAYGIGVHRHTIEIEEQLSALGHFNSTIQFTPHLLPVDRGILVTAYATLKNPVKQNQLDEIYQKFYRGKTFVRLRNSPPGIKDVRGSHYCDIFPTWDERTQRVIIISAIDNLLKGAASQAVHNMNLMLGMEESIGLNQIPLRP
- the argJ gene encoding bifunctional glutamate N-acetyltransferase/amino-acid acetyltransferase ArgJ, encoding MIKNITNVRGIKCWGAHTGVKSMRRDLAIIYSEVPAAAAAVFTQNKVRAEPVEISERNINTNHRAQVIVCNAGNANACTGEQGRLGAEAMMKVTAEMLNIPEEDVIIASTGLIGEPFPTEDVVNGIRNNIHKLSDEAKAGSFVANAILTTDTFAKEGFVGFEHDGIQINMGGIAKGSGMIHPNMATMLAFVVTDLNIENKLLDKTLRYCVDRSFNMITVDGDTSTNDMVAIMANGMADNTKIKSESDPGYIIFREKLLELLTHLAKLIVSDGEGASKFIEYKVTKARTEETARKLVRAISDSTLVKTAMFGRDPNWGRIVAACGNAGINFNYRKVNLFLGDQEKMVQVLEKGKPLDFDKNYIKKLLRESQIRVHLEVNNGKESGMGWGSDLTTDYVLFNSVYTT
- a CDS encoding CBS domain-containing protein, which produces MNSLDRLRLLFEEQINVLPIAENLVIFEKENFREEMEKRNFHSAVINMDGELMKYDEGYEGPQTISEEDLMEASTPLLKAFRMLISQRRFFIKDEEGNLSYIVTRTDLDKIPLRIGFFGLISLLETHLKDMIRKQLPHWEKSLTENRLNQARNLYEWKKARKEEIDLVQCLQFGDLGSIFSKNQRFKKFDASFSRERFVQTMNNIGKLRDALAHSQSHLGFSWSEIDQMIVFIRSIIDREDPVFGE